The following proteins are encoded in a genomic region of Flexivirga oryzae:
- a CDS encoding extracellular solute-binding protein, producing the protein MRDISRRGLLALGLVGGASALAACGSSGGGSETSSGAGATSGGGTSSGAAPTGSGSGAAAAPTGSGTVNVLYAGSLVALMEKQLGPAYEKATGYKFAGFSAGSTDLAAQIKGKVRKADVFISASPKADAELMGAKNGDWVTWYINYASSALVLGYNAKSKFADNIKAGPWYDVITESGFRIGTTDPEADPKGKLAHQALLDAGKQHPKLLDLAKNDKIVFPEETLVAQLQSGQLDAGFFYTSEAKTAGIPTVELTGQDLSAAYTATVVKNAPNQAGAEAFVAYLLGPDGQKFLKQDAFKLVTPPTITGSGVPDTVKKVLSS; encoded by the coding sequence ATGAGAGATATTTCGCGTCGCGGCCTACTGGCTCTCGGACTCGTCGGTGGTGCCTCGGCACTCGCGGCGTGTGGCTCCTCCGGTGGTGGCTCGGAAACTTCGTCCGGTGCGGGTGCCACCTCAGGGGGTGGCACCAGCTCGGGTGCTGCTCCCACCGGGTCCGGTTCCGGAGCGGCCGCCGCTCCCACCGGCTCGGGCACGGTCAACGTCCTCTACGCGGGCTCGTTGGTCGCGCTGATGGAGAAGCAACTCGGCCCGGCATACGAGAAGGCGACCGGCTACAAGTTCGCCGGCTTCTCCGCCGGCTCCACGGACCTCGCCGCACAGATCAAGGGCAAGGTCCGCAAGGCGGACGTCTTCATCAGCGCGAGCCCCAAGGCGGACGCCGAGCTGATGGGTGCGAAGAACGGCGACTGGGTGACCTGGTACATCAACTACGCCAGCTCGGCGCTCGTGCTCGGCTACAACGCGAAGAGCAAGTTCGCGGACAATATCAAGGCTGGCCCCTGGTATGACGTGATCACCGAGTCGGGCTTCCGCATCGGCACCACCGACCCCGAGGCCGACCCCAAGGGCAAGCTGGCGCACCAGGCGCTGCTCGACGCCGGCAAGCAGCACCCGAAGCTGCTCGACCTGGCCAAGAACGACAAGATCGTCTTCCCCGAGGAGACGCTGGTCGCCCAATTGCAGTCCGGGCAGTTGGACGCCGGCTTCTTCTACACCAGTGAGGCCAAGACGGCCGGCATACCCACGGTGGAGCTCACCGGCCAGGACCTCTCGGCTGCCTACACTGCAACCGTGGTGAAGAACGCTCCCAACCAGGCCGGTGCCGAGGCGTTCGTCGCCTACCTGCTCGGGCCGGACGGGCAGAAGTTCCTCAAGCAGGACGCCTTCAAACTCGTGACTCCGCCCACGATCACCGGATCGGGCGTTCCCGATACGGTCAAAAAGGTGCTGTCCAGCTAG